In a single window of the Acinetobacter sp. CS-2 genome:
- a CDS encoding OmpW/AlkL family protein: MKKTLFCMMSSLAALPTVSYADSHYFSLKDGDGFKRFSVSVGALHVMPQGKAQPFQVNTAVKNGEVAKNGDIQVDTVLNNLDPEVNQTALATVLRGLGFFTGGQLGSELSGSSQIYGLEQWDNPGTGLEADDVTTLGIMTNYFFTDNLSFEIKAGIPPKVDLQGKGKIYAPFSAVATPQIGNLPLEFLNIDLQNNIFITDLEAHGPAASARAWTPAFEFQYHFGKTGVNKFRPYVGLGLMYAYFNELEINPRTEQDLIAAGHMIANIKQGNTGASLEAKPSKANPQVNLEATDVIAPIATVGFTYDFNERWFAVGSVSYAHLKNETTITVADEQLGTLITSKADIEVNPILAYAGIGMRF, from the coding sequence ATGAAAAAAACGTTATTTTGTATGATGTCGTCTCTTGCTGCCCTACCCACTGTAAGCTATGCCGATTCACATTATTTCAGCTTAAAAGATGGCGATGGTTTTAAACGCTTTTCTGTTTCTGTCGGTGCCCTACATGTCATGCCGCAGGGTAAAGCCCAGCCCTTTCAGGTGAATACAGCTGTTAAAAATGGTGAAGTTGCCAAGAATGGCGATATTCAGGTCGATACTGTATTAAACAACCTAGATCCGGAGGTCAATCAGACTGCACTTGCCACCGTTTTAAGAGGTTTGGGCTTTTTTACCGGAGGTCAGCTTGGAAGCGAACTCAGTGGCAGCTCACAAATTTATGGGCTGGAACAATGGGATAACCCAGGTACAGGCCTAGAGGCCGATGATGTCACAACACTGGGGATCATGACCAATTACTTCTTTACAGATAACCTTTCCTTTGAAATCAAAGCCGGTATTCCGCCCAAAGTTGACTTACAGGGTAAAGGAAAGATTTATGCACCCTTCTCGGCTGTAGCAACACCGCAAATTGGTAACTTGCCCTTAGAATTCCTCAATATTGATTTGCAAAACAATATCTTTATTACCGATTTAGAAGCTCATGGACCTGCTGCCTCGGCTCGTGCCTGGACACCGGCCTTTGAGTTCCAGTATCACTTTGGTAAAACCGGAGTCAATAAATTCCGCCCTTATGTTGGTTTAGGTTTGATGTATGCTTATTTCAATGAACTGGAAATCAATCCGCGTACAGAACAGGACTTGATTGCAGCTGGTCATATGATTGCCAACATCAAACAAGGCAATACCGGAGCTTCACTGGAAGCTAAACCGAGTAAAGCCAATCCTCAAGTCAACCTTGAAGCAACGGATGTTATTGCCCCAATTGCAACTGTCGGTTTCACCTATGATTTTAATGAGCGCTGGTTTGCGGTGGGTTCAGTGTCTTATGCACATCTGAAAAATGAAACCACGATTACAGTAGCTGATGAACAATTAGGTACATTAATTACCTCCAAAGCAGATATTGAAGTCAACCCGATACTTGCTTATGCGGGGATCGGTATGCGTTTCTAA
- a CDS encoding MFS transporter, translated as MSDTRFSKPLIYMLIGSAVILALSLGVRHAFGLYLVPMSHEFGWGHNVFSLAIAMQNLIWGAVQPITGVFADKYGSKIVVAIGGALYTLGLLLMAVSSSGWLLNLSVGLILGLALSATSFPILLSAVGRAAHPEKRSLAMGIASAAGSFGQFIMLPSTLLLLQSVGWSAALMVSAILIAFIIPLAWTLKAPAYTPPNVSAAIPTPALSVKEILRIAKNHKPFWFLSLGFFVCGFQVVFIGIHLPGYLIDHGFDATTGTVFLALVGLFNIVGTYTAGWLGGKYSKPHLLMGLYGLRGIAIIGFLLLPLSIWTIYSFGIIMGLLWLSTVPLTNGIVANMFGIKYLSMLSGIVFFTHQVGSFFGGWLGGVNHDMTGDYNMIWMFSILLSVFGVLVHFFVNEEHVVHD; from the coding sequence ATGTCAGACACCCGTTTTTCCAAACCTCTGATTTACATGTTAATTGGAAGTGCCGTTATTCTGGCTTTATCCTTGGGTGTCCGTCATGCATTTGGTTTATATCTTGTTCCCATGAGCCATGAGTTTGGCTGGGGACATAATGTCTTTAGTCTTGCCATTGCCATGCAAAACCTGATTTGGGGTGCAGTACAACCCATTACCGGAGTTTTTGCCGATAAATATGGCAGTAAAATTGTAGTTGCTATTGGTGGTGCACTTTATACCCTTGGCCTGTTGCTGATGGCCGTCAGCTCCAGCGGCTGGCTGCTGAATTTAAGCGTCGGTTTAATTTTAGGTCTGGCACTTTCTGCGACCTCTTTTCCCATATTGCTTTCTGCGGTGGGGCGTGCCGCACATCCTGAAAAACGCAGTCTGGCGATGGGTATTGCCAGTGCAGCAGGCTCTTTTGGCCAATTTATCATGCTGCCATCGACCCTGCTGCTTTTACAAAGTGTCGGTTGGTCAGCAGCATTGATGGTCAGCGCCATTTTAATTGCTTTCATTATTCCATTGGCGTGGACTTTAAAAGCGCCTGCTTATACGCCTCCGAATGTTTCGGCTGCCATCCCAACACCGGCATTAAGTGTCAAAGAAATTCTGAGGATTGCCAAAAATCACAAACCGTTCTGGTTCCTGTCTTTAGGCTTTTTTGTCTGCGGTTTTCAGGTGGTCTTTATTGGTATTCATTTACCTGGTTACCTGATTGATCATGGTTTTGATGCCACCACAGGCACAGTATTTCTGGCTCTGGTCGGTTTATTTAATATTGTTGGTACGTATACTGCAGGCTGGCTGGGTGGAAAATACTCCAAACCTCACTTGCTGATGGGTTTATATGGCCTGCGTGGTATTGCCATTATTGGCTTTTTATTGCTGCCTTTGAGTATCTGGACAATTTACAGCTTTGGCATCATTATGGGCTTATTGTGGTTGTCTACGGTTCCCCTCACCAATGGTATTGTGGCGAACATGTTTGGCATAAAATATCTATCCATGCTCAGTGGTATCGTGTTCTTTACCCATCAGGTCGGCTCGTTCTTTGGCGGATGGCTGGGGGGTGTCAATCATGACATGACTGGCGACTACAATATGATCTGGATGTTTTCTATCCTGTTAAGTGTATTTGGGGTTCTGGTTCATTTCTTTGTCAATGAGGAGCATGTGGTTCATGACTGA
- a CDS encoding TauD/TfdA dioxygenase family protein: MTALTQLSQAIHDAPRWHQLEQFQNPQNITIVPLEGEALGAVVFGLDARKAQAGETIYRLKQALAEHLILIFKNQRLDDLQYLAFASYFGSIFRPSADNPVLATQTDTGTPPDVVPVSNAVGQGNYTGHGELSPHADHQWTPQPSFGSLLYAIELPKDGGQTSWFNTIQAYNALDEATKQHIDQLQLITYNPFVRRQHLKDNDNNGYGSSPLYRFKDQPIIGHAYPHPLVRTHPESGRKALWLNTHSEVELVNYDDQAGSELIASLREHLLKPEFRYEHQWQQGDIVFWDNQVTLHSRKSFPSEQRRLLKRISLAGGRPYDLIYIYE; encoded by the coding sequence ATGACGGCACTCACCCAACTTTCTCAGGCAATACATGATGCACCGCGCTGGCATCAGCTAGAACAATTTCAAAACCCGCAAAATATTACTATTGTGCCCTTAGAGGGTGAAGCTTTAGGGGCTGTGGTTTTTGGCCTGGATGCACGTAAAGCCCAAGCAGGTGAAACCATTTACCGTCTAAAACAAGCATTGGCCGAACATCTGATTTTAATTTTCAAAAACCAGCGCTTGGACGATTTACAGTATTTAGCCTTTGCCAGCTATTTTGGTTCCATTTTCCGCCCAAGTGCAGATAATCCGGTACTTGCCACCCAAACAGATACCGGTACACCACCCGATGTCGTGCCCGTTTCCAATGCTGTGGGACAGGGAAACTACACCGGCCATGGTGAACTTTCGCCCCATGCCGATCACCAATGGACGCCACAACCGTCTTTTGGTTCATTACTTTATGCCATTGAATTACCAAAAGACGGTGGGCAAACATCCTGGTTTAACACCATCCAGGCTTATAATGCTTTAGATGAAGCAACCAAACAGCATATCGATCAATTACAACTGATTACCTATAACCCCTTTGTTCGTCGACAACACCTGAAAGACAATGACAATAATGGTTATGGCAGCAGTCCTCTATATCGCTTTAAAGATCAGCCGATTATTGGTCATGCCTATCCTCATCCACTGGTACGTACCCATCCTGAGAGTGGTCGTAAAGCGCTCTGGTTAAATACCCATTCCGAGGTGGAACTGGTCAATTATGATGATCAGGCTGGCAGTGAATTGATTGCTTCATTGCGCGAACATCTGTTAAAACCTGAATTCCGCTATGAACATCAATGGCAACAGGGCGATATCGTATTTTGGGATAATCAGGTTACCCTACATTCACGCAAATCATTCCCTAGTGAGCAGCGCCGTTTGCTAAAACGTATCAGTCTGGCAGGTGGTCGGCCTTATGACCTCATCTACATTTACGAATAG
- the chrA gene encoding chromate efflux transporter has translation MSSPVPTLSNFSLFKIFLRLGYTAFGGPAAHLVFFYRRFVQQLGYLDEHQYAHLLALVQILPGPTSSQMGIAIGFQLKGYRGALLAWLGFTLPSALLMTLAAMLGIQFSGYFSVEFFHVIQLIVFSVVAWAFWQMLRSFCKEQWQYVLMLLSGLFVYLVPISINQVLVILFGALAGLIYLHYFPQKNTPKPVTGISITAKKPFAYLWLILFALPFVLVPALQYFFPSIWLDSFTSLYRAASLVFGGGHIILPFLQQDFVASGLVSQQHFDLGYAIAQLMPGPLFSFASYLGALLPLSSSAVLNAAFATAVIFLPSFFLIFGALPYWSRLMQFPGLFQALAGVNAAVVGLLLCLVVQMGEKYVLSGLDIVFIIAVIALLRSKIPVWLTLISSFFSYYGLLWLLDHHGFFS, from the coding sequence ATGTCATCCCCTGTTCCCACGCTGTCAAATTTCAGCTTGTTTAAAATATTCCTCAGATTAGGCTATACGGCATTTGGCGGTCCAGCAGCCCATCTGGTGTTTTTTTATCGGCGTTTTGTGCAACAGCTTGGTTATCTGGATGAGCATCAATATGCCCATCTGCTGGCCTTGGTACAAATTTTACCTGGCCCGACCAGTAGCCAGATGGGGATTGCGATTGGTTTTCAGCTAAAAGGTTATCGGGGTGCGCTACTGGCATGGCTGGGCTTTACTTTACCTTCGGCACTGCTCATGACCCTTGCGGCAATGCTGGGTATTCAATTTTCTGGTTATTTTTCTGTCGAATTTTTCCATGTGATTCAACTCATTGTATTTAGCGTGGTGGCATGGGCATTCTGGCAAATGTTACGTAGCTTTTGTAAAGAGCAATGGCAGTATGTATTAATGCTACTGTCGGGCTTATTTGTCTATCTAGTTCCCATCAGTATCAATCAGGTTTTGGTGATTCTTTTTGGTGCTTTAGCAGGACTGATTTATCTGCATTATTTTCCGCAAAAAAATACCCCTAAACCCGTTACGGGCATCTCAATCACAGCTAAAAAACCTTTCGCTTATCTCTGGCTGATTTTATTCGCCTTACCTTTTGTACTGGTTCCAGCACTACAATATTTCTTTCCCAGTATTTGGCTAGACAGTTTTACCAGTTTATACCGCGCGGCTTCTCTAGTCTTTGGTGGCGGTCATATTATTTTGCCATTTTTACAGCAGGACTTTGTTGCATCCGGCTTGGTCTCCCAGCAACATTTTGACCTGGGCTATGCCATTGCCCAGCTGATGCCAGGCCCATTATTCAGTTTTGCCAGCTATCTGGGTGCTTTATTACCCTTAAGTTCATCGGCAGTACTGAATGCCGCCTTTGCAACTGCAGTGATTTTCTTGCCTTCTTTTTTCCTCATTTTCGGCGCTTTACCTTACTGGTCGCGTTTAATGCAATTTCCAGGTTTATTTCAAGCTTTGGCAGGCGTTAATGCTGCTGTGGTGGGCCTGTTATTATGCCTGGTGGTGCAGATGGGTGAAAAATATGTACTGTCTGGCTTAGATATTGTTTTTATTATCGCTGTCATTGCATTGCTTAGGAGCAAAATTCCAGTCTGGCTGACCTTAATCAGCAGTTTCTTTAGTTATTATGGACTCTTGTGGCTATTGGATCATCATGGCTTTTTCTCATAG
- a CDS encoding four-helix bundle copper-binding protein, with protein sequence MNTVSFSDCAQMCMTCSLTCTTCAAACLDENEIEIMRECIKRCLDCADMCNLCARSEQRTSAFMQEICQLCAQMCDYCAKECSKHEAEHCQRCAETCQQCATECRKMAA encoded by the coding sequence ATGAATACTGTCAGCTTTTCGGATTGTGCCCAAATGTGTATGACCTGTTCTTTGACCTGTACCACCTGTGCAGCTGCTTGTCTGGATGAAAATGAGATAGAGATAATGCGTGAATGCATTAAACGCTGTCTGGACTGTGCAGATATGTGCAATTTATGCGCCCGCTCTGAACAAAGAACCTCTGCCTTTATGCAGGAAATCTGTCAGCTCTGTGCTCAAATGTGCGATTACTGCGCCAAAGAATGCAGTAAACATGAAGCTGAACATTGCCAGCGATGTGCCGAAACCTGCCAGCAATGTGCCACAGAATGCCGTAAAATGGCAGCCTAA
- the sthA gene encoding Si-specific NAD(P)(+) transhydrogenase has translation MPRKKEVVSGTFVKYDAVVLGSGPAGEGAAMKLAKSGKRVAIVDMREQLGGNCTHVGTIPSKALRQTVSSILRYQRDPMFQKVGEWKQFTMKQVLRNAHKVIQQQVETHSRFYDRNKIDIYHGRAYIQDKNTVLIFSPEGITETIVFQQLVIATGSRPYRPAALDFNHPRVFDSDKILDLDYSIQKIIIYGAGVIGCEYASIFIGLDHKVDLINTQPKLLSYLDDEISDALSYRLREQGVLIRHNEQIDHLETFDDHVVLHLQSGKKIKADAILWCNGRSGNTDGLGLENVGITPNSRGQLTVNDQYQTEVENIYAAGDVIGWPSLASAAYDQGRCAGSNMSGEENVKPVTDIPTGIYTIPEISSIGKTEQQLTEEKIPYEVGQASFRHLARAQITGDTVGELKILFHRDTLEVLGVHCFGNNAAEIIHIGQAVMNSPNNTIKYFVETTFNYPTMAEAYRVATLNGMNRLF, from the coding sequence ATGCCACGTAAAAAAGAGGTCGTTAGTGGAACTTTCGTTAAATACGATGCGGTAGTTCTCGGCTCAGGCCCTGCGGGTGAAGGCGCGGCAATGAAACTTGCTAAATCAGGCAAGCGTGTTGCAATTGTTGATATGCGTGAACAATTAGGTGGTAACTGTACACACGTAGGTACCATTCCAAGTAAAGCATTACGTCAAACAGTATCGAGCATTTTGCGTTACCAGCGTGACCCGATGTTCCAGAAAGTGGGCGAATGGAAGCAGTTCACCATGAAACAGGTGCTGCGTAATGCCCATAAAGTGATTCAGCAACAGGTTGAAACACACTCCCGTTTTTATGACCGTAACAAGATTGATATTTATCATGGTCGTGCCTATATCCAGGATAAAAATACTGTATTGATCTTTAGCCCTGAAGGCATAACAGAAACGATTGTTTTCCAGCAATTAGTTATTGCGACAGGTTCACGTCCATACCGTCCGGCGGCGCTTGATTTCAATCATCCACGTGTATTTGATTCAGACAAAATTCTGGATCTGGATTATTCAATTCAAAAAATTATTATTTATGGTGCCGGCGTTATTGGTTGTGAATATGCATCCATTTTCATTGGTCTGGACCATAAAGTTGATTTGATTAATACCCAGCCTAAATTGCTCAGTTATCTGGACGATGAAATTTCTGATGCCTTATCTTACCGTTTACGTGAACAGGGTGTATTGATTCGTCATAATGAACAAATTGATCATCTTGAGACATTTGATGATCATGTGGTGTTGCATTTGCAAAGCGGCAAGAAAATTAAAGCCGATGCCATTTTGTGGTGTAACGGCCGTTCGGGGAATACTGACGGTTTAGGTTTGGAAAATGTAGGCATTACCCCAAACAGTCGTGGTCAGCTTACAGTAAATGATCAGTACCAGACTGAAGTGGAAAATATCTATGCTGCCGGTGACGTGATTGGTTGGCCATCACTGGCTTCTGCTGCTTATGACCAGGGGCGTTGCGCTGGTTCAAACATGAGCGGTGAAGAGAACGTTAAACCCGTAACGGATATTCCAACAGGTATTTATACCATTCCGGAAATTTCTTCGATTGGTAAGACTGAACAGCAATTGACCGAAGAAAAAATTCCTTACGAAGTTGGCCAGGCATCTTTCCGTCATCTGGCACGTGCACAGATTACCGGTGACACCGTAGGTGAATTGAAAATTCTATTCCACCGTGACACCTTAGAAGTGTTAGGGGTGCATTGCTTTGGTAATAACGCTGCCGAGATTATCCATATTGGTCAGGCTGTGATGAATAGCCCGAACAATACCATCAAGTATTTTGTTGAAACTACCTTTAACTATCCGACCATGGCGGAAGCGTACCGTGTAGCAACCTTGAATGGTATGAACCGTTTATTCTAA
- the lipA gene encoding lipoyl synthase, translated as MSENRKPEQGVKLRGAEKVARIPVKVVPTVETPRKPDWIRVKMAAPEEVQRIKTTLREQKLHTVCEEAACPNLPECFGGGTATFMIMGDICTRRCPFCDVAHGRPNALDPDEPRHMAETIANLGLKYAVITSVDRDDLRDGGAQHFVDCIKEARSLSPNTLLEILVPDFRGRMDIALRIMTECPPDVFNHNIETVPRLYKAMRPGSDYQHSLNLLKMFKEYCPDVPTKCGLMVGIGETEEEVIALLDDLKAHDVDYVTIGQYLQPSKEHAPIDRFVTPEEFERYTAHGQKLGFKNIWAAPMVRSSYFADRQYYGEPVPSVRRKTDPAKKIAVQTIEA; from the coding sequence ATGTCTGAAAACCGTAAACCTGAACAGGGTGTCAAACTTCGTGGCGCAGAGAAAGTCGCTCGTATTCCTGTAAAAGTTGTACCTACGGTTGAAACGCCACGCAAGCCGGACTGGATCCGGGTAAAAATGGCGGCTCCTGAAGAAGTTCAACGTATTAAAACCACGCTGCGTGAGCAAAAATTACATACGGTGTGTGAAGAAGCCGCTTGCCCGAACCTGCCAGAATGTTTTGGTGGCGGTACCGCAACCTTTATGATTATGGGTGATATCTGTACCCGTCGCTGTCCTTTCTGCGACGTGGCACATGGTCGTCCAAATGCCCTTGATCCGGATGAGCCACGTCATATGGCCGAAACCATTGCCAACCTGGGTTTAAAATATGCGGTTATTACTTCGGTTGACCGTGATGACCTTCGCGATGGCGGTGCACAGCATTTCGTAGACTGCATTAAAGAAGCCCGCAGCTTAAGCCCGAATACCTTATTAGAAATTCTAGTACCGGATTTCCGTGGTCGTATGGACATCGCGCTTCGCATCATGACCGAGTGCCCACCGGACGTATTTAACCACAACATTGAAACCGTGCCGCGCCTATATAAAGCGATGCGTCCAGGTTCAGATTATCAGCATTCTTTAAACTTACTGAAAATGTTTAAGGAATACTGCCCGGACGTTCCAACCAAATGTGGCTTGATGGTTGGTATTGGTGAAACTGAAGAAGAAGTGATTGCATTGCTGGATGACTTAAAAGCACACGATGTCGATTACGTGACTATTGGTCAGTATTTACAGCCTTCTAAAGAGCATGCACCGATTGACCGTTTCGTGACTCCAGAAGAATTTGAACGCTATACCGCACACGGTCAGAAACTTGGATTCAAGAATATCTGGGCAGCGCCGATGGTTCGTTCAAGTTACTTTGCCGACCGTCAGTATTATGGTGAACCGGTTCCTTCGGTACGTCGCAAAACTGATCCTGCGAAAAAAATTGCAGTTCAGACCATTGAAGCTTGA
- a CDS encoding IS5-like element ISAba37 family transposase (programmed frameshift) produces the protein MRKPYPSDISREAFKEIEPLLLSGRKQTRPRVVDVYEIFCALLYILKSGCQWSMLPRDFPAKSTVHYYFSIWNKKPSETEPSILEQALKNVVGEARISNGRKEQTSFIIIDSQSVKNTDTARDKGYDAGKKVSGIKRHIIVDTQGLPHGILVTTADKTDRQGALDAITIHRDTLQNVEVVLVDGGYTGEPFYLAVKNLIRARVEVAKRSELHKFAVIPQRWVVERSFAWLEKCRRLWKNCEKHLNTSLQFINLAFLRLLLHRKYSG, from the exons ATGAGAAAACCATATCCCAGCGACATTAGTCGAGAAGCCTTTAAAGAAATTGAACCGTTACTATTGAGCGGAAGAAAACAAACACGTCCAAGAGTCGTTGATGTCTATGAAATATTTTGCGCCTTACTCTATATTTTAAAAAGTGGATGCCAATGGAGTATGCTTCCTCGAGACTTCCCAGCTAAAAGCACTGTGCATTATTACTTCTCGATTTGGAATAAAAAACCATCAGAAACTGAACCTAGCATACTTGAGCAAGCTTTA AAAAATGTGGTTGGCGAGGCCCGTATCAGCAATGGACGGAAAGAACAAACGAGCTTTATCATCATTGATTCACAAAGTGTAAAAAACACAGATACTGCACGTGATAAAGGCTATGACGCTGGTAAAAAAGTTTCAGGCATTAAAAGACATATTATTGTTGATACTCAAGGTCTCCCGCATGGAATATTGGTTACGACAGCAGATAAAACGGATCGCCAAGGTGCATTAGATGCCATAACTATACATAGAGATACCTTACAAAATGTAGAGGTTGTACTTGTTGATGGTGGTTATACAGGCGAACCCTTTTATTTGGCTGTTAAGAATTTAATCAGAGCCCGAGTTGAAGTTGCTAAACGAAGTGAATTACATAAATTTGCAGTCATTCCACAACGCTGGGTTGTGGAAAGATCATTTGCTTGGTTAGAAAAATGCAGAAGGCTCTGGAAAAACTGTGAAAAGCACCTAAATACGAGCCTTCAGTTCATTAATTTAGCCTTTTTAAGGCTACTTTTGCATAGAAAATATTCTGGATAG
- a CDS encoding tRNA-(ms[2]io[6]A)-hydroxylase, which produces MSTTHYDDLMKPVIGFLGCETPKTWLDEAVNNLELLMQDHANCEKKAAGTAMNLMFRYSFFTDLQVKLAQLVREEMLHYEQVLEFMSKRGQEWKAVSAGRYAGILRKEIRTYEPEALIDVLIIGAFVEARSCERFYALAPLVDEELGRYYRYLLKSESRHYEDYLALALDVAKTSKMKDPEEDIQGRIEHIREVEKNLILSEDDTFRFHSGVPNQAA; this is translated from the coding sequence CAAAAACGTGGCTAGATGAAGCCGTGAATAACCTGGAGTTACTCATGCAGGATCATGCCAATTGTGAAAAAAAAGCTGCTGGTACAGCCATGAACCTGATGTTCCGCTACAGCTTTTTTACCGATTTGCAGGTCAAGCTGGCACAACTGGTACGCGAAGAAATGCTGCATTATGAGCAGGTGCTGGAATTTATGTCCAAACGCGGACAGGAATGGAAAGCCGTGAGTGCAGGGCGTTATGCAGGCATATTGCGCAAGGAAATTCGTACCTACGAGCCGGAAGCATTGATTGACGTGCTGATTATTGGTGCCTTTGTGGAAGCACGTTCCTGTGAGCGTTTTTATGCACTTGCGCCACTGGTTGATGAAGAGTTAGGACGCTATTATCGCTACCTGCTTAAATCTGAATCACGCCATTATGAAGATTATCTGGCATTGGCCTTAGATGTTGCCAAAACATCTAAAATGAAAGACCCGGAAGAAGACATTCAGGGGCGCATCGAGCATATCCGTGAAGTAGAAAAGAATTTAATCCTCTCGGAAGATGATACTTTCCGTTTCCATAGTGGTGTCCCAAATCAGGCTGCTTAA